GACTCAGCTACACCCTTACATGGGGCAAAGATATAAAGATGCTAAAGGTTTATTCTCCAGGGATACTTACCATAAGGTCAAGGTACTTGGCCATTCCACTTGAGGGAAGCTTAAACCTATACTACGACGGAAGGTTAAAAGGAGAAGGAAGGTTTGCAAACGGAAAAGCCTTAGCCACGCTTAACTTTCAAGGTGATGAAAAAAAGGCACACATTCTTATGGACATAAAAAAACTTCCTGTGCTCTACAGGGATAAAAGGATAAGATACATGGGTAACTTGGATGCAAACACTCAAATGAACACAGATTATAAAACATTAAAAATTGCTGGCATGCTAAGCTTTGACGGAAACTTACTGATCGGTAAAGATAAAACTCCAAGCCAAGCTCAAAAGCCTAAAGAGTACGAAAGAATAACCCTAAACCTATCCTTGAAGTCAAAGGATGCCATAAGGATAAACATCCCAGAAGGCTATGTTTATGCAAACGTAGACGGAGAAATCTCTGGAACCCTCTACGAACCAAGTTACAAGATAAACCTCAGCCTAGCTGGTGGACAGCTAAACTACTTTAACAAGGCTTTCTATGTCAGGTTTGGAAAGGTGGAGCTTACTGAAAAAGCAACGAATCTTAACGTTAACCTATTGACCCCCATGAACGAGTACGACGTCATAATAGATATACTGGGAAACGCTAACTATCCTAAAATAAGCCTAAGGTCTGACCCACCAAGAAACCAAAGGGAAGTGCTTACATCCCTGGTCCTAGGTGGCACTTCTGGAGAAGGTCTCTTTTCCTTAACAGGAGCTCTCCTCTCATATACTCCAGAGCTTGAAAGCTTACTAAATACCGTCAACAGAGCGGTAGGAAGCGGCCTAAAATTGAATGTATCTCCTAAAGTGGGTACTTCTGGTGAGACTGGAGTATCTGTTAAAGTCTCTAAGGATGTATCCGAAAGGGTTGGAGTAGAGTATCAGCAGAGTACATTAAAGGATCCAAAGGAGAGCTTTTACGGCGCAAACCTAACCCTTACACCATACAGTTCAGTAGGTGGCAGGGTATATCCTAACGATGGGAAGGAAGTGAGAGTAAGGTTCAGAAAAAAGTTTGACCTAAGGTAAGGTATAATAGCTACATGAACTCCATAAGGCTTCAGCTTATATATCCAGAGGAGAAGGTAAAGGAACCTCTCCTGTGTATGGTCTGTAAGAACTTCGACGTGGTGGTAAACATAAGGACTGCAAAGGTGAGTCAAACTACAGGCATACTTACCGTGGAAATAGACGGGCAAGAAGAGGAGATAAACAGGGCCATTGAGTTTTTGGAGTCTGCGGGAGTGATAGTCCAACCCATAGAAGGCCAGATATTCACAGAATGAGAATCTCTGAGCTTGGAGAGTTTGGCCTTATAGAGAGACTAAAAAACCTACTAGGGGAGAACATTATAGGAGACGATACGGCCTGTGTGAGCTTAGGTGATGTAAACCTCCTTCTTACCTGTGACCTCCTTCTAGAGGACAGACATTTCAAGAGTTTCTTTCCACCTGCCTCCTTAGGGTGGAAGGCCATAAGCGTAAACGTCAGCGACGTGTGTGCCAACGGTGGGACACCTAAGTGGGCCTTGGTTTCCCTTATGGTACCAGACTTTGAAGTGTCCTACATAGAAGA
The DNA window shown above is from Thermocrinis minervae and carries:
- a CDS encoding NIL domain-containing protein; this encodes MNSIRLQLIYPEEKVKEPLLCMVCKNFDVVVNIRTAKVSQTTGILTVEIDGQEEEINRAIEFLESAGVIVQPIEGQIFTE